The proteins below are encoded in one region of Shewanella putrefaciens:
- a CDS encoding patatin-like phospholipase family protein encodes MQDVALVLEGGGLRAIYTAGVLDAFLQQQLYFPYVIGVSAGAIYPASYVSRQFGRNLKIQQQYLRDKRYMGLRYLLATGNYVNTDFTYKRMAYELLPFDFKTFLTSGTEFKVGAFNCQTGQTDYFGMADFQEHDKLLDVLIASSSLPFMANPYSINRQTYLDGGIAAPIPIAKALQDGYKRQVVILTQDANYRKSPMKFNWLARKRYQTYPAVAAALKVRHQSYNQSLEELTQSVASGNTFVIRPAASLNLSRLDRNIDKVTAVYHQGLADGQAILPKLQAWLSTGVDVGE; translated from the coding sequence ATGCAAGATGTGGCCTTAGTGTTAGAGGGCGGCGGCCTGAGGGCAATTTATACCGCCGGCGTATTAGATGCTTTTTTGCAGCAGCAACTGTACTTTCCCTATGTGATTGGCGTGTCGGCGGGGGCAATTTATCCCGCCTCTTATGTCTCACGCCAGTTTGGCCGCAATTTAAAAATCCAGCAGCAATACCTGCGGGATAAACGCTACATGGGGCTTCGTTATTTGTTAGCCACGGGTAACTACGTCAATACCGACTTTACCTATAAGCGTATGGCCTATGAGTTACTGCCTTTTGATTTTAAGACATTTTTAACTAGCGGTACCGAGTTTAAGGTCGGGGCATTTAACTGCCAAACAGGGCAAACCGATTACTTTGGCATGGCGGATTTTCAGGAGCACGATAAATTGCTCGACGTGCTTATCGCCTCCTCTAGCCTGCCTTTTATGGCCAATCCCTATAGTATCAACCGCCAAACTTACCTCGACGGTGGTATCGCCGCGCCCATTCCGATAGCTAAGGCGCTGCAAGACGGCTATAAACGCCAAGTAGTGATCCTGACTCAGGACGCAAACTATCGAAAATCGCCGATGAAGTTCAACTGGTTAGCTCGCAAGCGTTATCAAACTTATCCCGCCGTGGCCGCCGCGCTAAAGGTTCGCCACCAAAGCTACAACCAATCCCTTGAGGAACTCACCCAAAGTGTTGCCAGTGGCAATACCTTTGTGATCCGGCCTGCTGCATCGCTTAATCTTTCGCGGCTTGACCGCAATATCGATAAAGTAACCGCCGTGTATCACCAAGGGCTGGCCGATGGACAGGCAATTTTGCCTAAGTTACAGGCTTGGCTAAGCACTGGGGTTGATGTTGGGGAATGA
- a CDS encoding DMT family transporter yields MPFVIALLAPVFWGTTYALVSLYLQDMSPYWVAVWRALPAGILLLMLRPRLPTLAWSKLGLLAFCNIGAFFALLFIGAYRLPGAVAGTLGATLPLIFLILAWLIDKKRPGMKWLLLGLMGLGGVILLLNPSADLDPIGVLCMLSATTLIAFSSRWMQRWDVGDFLVLTAWQLFLGGLMLIPLAWFMAGPPQVPSMDVVPSLIWLVIANTAVAYWAWLWSMRNLGPEIMGMVALVNPVVAVSLGVLIVGETLDMRQWAGILVILLSLLLMKLPQNLRWNPLKARD; encoded by the coding sequence ATGCCCTTTGTGATTGCGTTACTCGCCCCGGTGTTTTGGGGGACCACCTATGCCCTGGTGAGTCTTTACTTACAGGATATGTCGCCCTACTGGGTGGCTGTGTGGCGCGCGCTTCCAGCGGGGATTTTGCTGCTGATGCTGCGCCCGCGCTTGCCGACTCTGGCGTGGTCTAAATTAGGCTTGCTGGCCTTTTGTAATATTGGTGCCTTCTTTGCGTTGCTGTTTATCGGTGCTTATCGGCTGCCCGGTGCCGTCGCGGGTACGCTGGGTGCGACGTTGCCATTAATCTTTTTGATCCTCGCTTGGCTGATTGATAAAAAACGCCCGGGGATGAAGTGGTTACTGCTCGGTTTGATGGGGCTCGGCGGGGTGATTTTATTGCTGAATCCCTCGGCGGATCTCGACCCGATTGGAGTCCTGTGTATGCTGAGTGCGACGACTTTGATTGCCTTTTCTTCCCGCTGGATGCAGCGCTGGGATGTGGGTGACTTTTTAGTGCTCACTGCTTGGCAATTATTCTTAGGGGGATTGATGTTGATCCCGCTGGCTTGGTTTATGGCGGGGCCGCCGCAGGTGCCGAGTATGGATGTGGTTCCTTCGCTTATCTGGCTTGTTATCGCCAATACAGCGGTGGCTTATTGGGCTTGGCTGTGGTCGATGCGAAATTTAGGACCAGAAATCATGGGTATGGTGGCTTTAGTCAATCCCGTGGTTGCTGTGTCATTGGGCGTATTGATTGTGGGGGAAACCTTAGATATGCGCCAATGGGCAGGGATTTTAGTGATTTTACTGTCTCTGTTGCTGATGAAATTACCGCAAAACCTGAGGTGGAATCCCTTAAAAGCGAGGGATTAA
- the trmL gene encoding tRNA (uridine(34)/cytosine(34)/5-carboxymethylaminomethyluridine(34)-2'-O)-methyltransferase TrmL, protein MFHIALYEPEIAPNTGNIIRLCANNGSQLHLIEPLGFDFEEKKLRRAGLDYADLTNVTRHKNFDAFLEAMAGKRIMACTTKGSRPHTELSFAKDDVLLFGPETRGLPMSIIESIPTEQRLRIPMAATSRSLNLSNAVAIISYEAWRQLGFEGAI, encoded by the coding sequence ATGTTCCATATCGCACTCTATGAACCAGAAATCGCACCCAACACGGGTAATATCATTCGCCTTTGCGCAAACAACGGCAGCCAACTTCATTTGATTGAGCCACTTGGGTTTGATTTTGAAGAGAAAAAACTGCGCCGTGCTGGGCTAGACTATGCCGATTTAACCAATGTGACTCGCCATAAAAACTTCGATGCCTTCCTGGAAGCCATGGCAGGAAAACGCATTATGGCCTGTACCACCAAAGGTAGCCGCCCACATACTGAGCTGAGTTTTGCTAAGGATGACGTGCTGTTATTTGGCCCAGAGACCCGTGGCTTACCTATGTCGATTATCGAGTCGATCCCAACCGAGCAGCGATTACGCATCCCCATGGCGGCCACCAGTCGTAGCCTTAACCTCTCCAATGCAGTAGCAATTATCAGCTACGAAGCCTGGCGTCAGCTCGGGTTTGAAGGCGCGATTTAA
- a CDS encoding transposase yields MPRPRRTQISLEDTPYYHCCSRVVRRAFLCGDDTYSGKNYDHRRAWVESLLFELEAVFAIDVAAFAVMSNHLHLVLRVDIDSANRWNDREVLEQWHKLFKGDELTQKFVKGELVEAHEVNRLRHSIAIYRSRLCDISWFMRCLNEPIARQANQEDNCTGRFWEGRFKSQALLDEAAVLACMAYVDLNPIRAQLADTPEQSDHTSIQLRIRAALKGEQPKNLLPFIDNECDNQPKGIAFALTDYLELVDDTGRIIRSDKRGAISENSAKLLTRLNIPHDNWLKLTTEFGKLFHGPVGTLQELTDYCEHLEKRRRHFAKCCQYFHSN; encoded by the coding sequence ATGCCGCGCCCTCGCAGAACTCAGATAAGCCTTGAAGACACGCCCTATTACCATTGCTGTAGCCGCGTTGTTCGCCGTGCATTTTTATGTGGCGATGATACCTATTCGGGTAAAAATTATGACCATCGCCGCGCTTGGGTAGAATCGCTACTATTTGAACTTGAAGCGGTTTTTGCTATTGATGTGGCGGCCTTTGCGGTGATGTCCAATCATCTGCATCTAGTGCTGCGAGTCGATATCGACAGTGCCAATCGCTGGAATGACCGCGAAGTGCTTGAGCAATGGCATAAGTTGTTTAAAGGTGATGAATTAACGCAAAAGTTCGTTAAAGGTGAGTTGGTTGAGGCTCATGAGGTCAACAGATTAAGGCATTCAATCGCCATTTATCGCAGCCGATTATGTGATATTAGCTGGTTTATGCGCTGCCTCAATGAACCGATAGCAAGACAAGCAAATCAAGAAGATAACTGCACAGGCAGGTTCTGGGAGGGGCGGTTTAAATCGCAAGCCTTACTCGATGAAGCTGCCGTTTTAGCTTGTATGGCCTACGTTGATTTAAATCCGATTAGGGCTCAACTGGCTGATACGCCAGAGCAATCCGACCATACCAGTATCCAGTTGCGTATTAGGGCGGCGCTAAAAGGTGAGCAGCCCAAAAATCTACTGCCTTTTATTGATAACGAGTGTGACAACCAGCCCAAGGGAATTGCATTTGCCTTAACAGATTACCTCGAATTGGTGGATGATACGGGTCGAATTATCCGCAGTGATAAACGAGGTGCTATCAGTGAAAATAGTGCCAAGTTACTGACCAGATTAAATATCCCCCATGACAATTGGCTTAAGCTCACTACCGAGTTTGGCAAATTATTTCATGGTCCAGTGGGTACGCTGCAAGAACTGACTGATTACTGCGAACATCTCGAAAAGCGACGACGGCACTTTGCTAAATGCTGCCAGTACTTTCACAGCAACTGA
- a CDS encoding alpha/beta hydrolase family protein: protein MKKAGILLLSLLIPLSTAFAEASKPLSVELLWQLKRIGSPVVSSTGEHIIAPVTEYDLKEDKGSTQLWRFDAEGKNNRAITAKGLKVSEPVFSPDGKTLAFISERNDDDAGQIYLLPMDGPGEASKLTDIPTGVNGIKWVGKHLYFVSNIFPEQNWEQMKTQLKTDKDNKVSARQWNALPYSQFDHWLDERRQAHVFRIPATGGAVEAVTQPLGHELPRSSQSSSSYDISPDESLIAFSAYGSDNRVNPKLDLFLATIGSNKADNITPENPAPDLNPTFSPNGKTLAFTRQKIPGFYADTARLMLLDVSSRKLTTLTADWDRSISQFEWTPDSKGFYASIEDAATNRIYHIDAKSGKAKAITQATDFSQPAIAKDGQLIATNQSFLYPARLVSINPRNGKTERLEQFNDDILKDVDLGTYESVTYKGYQGQDIQMWVHYPPGFDRSKKYPLFMLVHGGPHNAISDGFHYRWNAQTFASWGYVTAWPNFHGSSGFGQDFADAINPDWKNKSLEDVLKAADWFKQQSWIDSDRMVAGGASYGGYLTSIILGQPHPFKALLIHAAVYDMYSQMSADFAVHSTRFGNYWDNPELYKAISPHYFAANFNTPTLVSHGQLDYRVPVGQGFELFRTLQTRNVESRMIYFPDENHWIMKPNNSIYWYNQVKDWMAHYAKPGAQ from the coding sequence GTGAAGAAGGCCGGAATATTACTGCTTAGTCTGCTAATACCCCTCAGCACGGCATTTGCAGAAGCAAGCAAACCACTCTCAGTCGAATTACTTTGGCAACTCAAACGCATAGGCAGCCCAGTAGTGTCATCCACGGGCGAGCACATTATTGCGCCTGTAACTGAATACGATCTAAAGGAAGATAAAGGCTCAACCCAACTGTGGCGCTTCGACGCCGAAGGTAAAAATAATCGCGCGATTACCGCCAAAGGCTTAAAAGTCAGCGAGCCCGTATTTTCACCAGACGGCAAAACCTTAGCCTTTATCAGCGAACGTAACGATGACGACGCGGGCCAAATTTACCTGTTACCTATGGATGGCCCGGGTGAAGCCAGTAAACTTACGGATATCCCCACCGGCGTTAATGGTATCAAGTGGGTTGGCAAGCATTTGTATTTTGTCAGCAATATCTTCCCTGAGCAGAATTGGGAGCAAATGAAAACCCAGCTCAAGACAGATAAAGACAACAAAGTCTCCGCCCGCCAATGGAACGCGCTGCCCTATTCGCAGTTCGATCATTGGTTGGATGAACGCCGTCAGGCCCATGTGTTTAGGATCCCAGCGACGGGCGGCGCGGTCGAAGCCGTAACTCAGCCTTTAGGCCATGAGCTGCCGCGTTCTAGCCAAAGCAGTTCAAGCTATGATATCTCACCCGATGAAAGCTTAATCGCCTTTAGCGCCTATGGTTCGGACAATAGAGTCAACCCTAAGTTAGATTTGTTCCTCGCCACTATTGGCAGCAATAAAGCCGACAATATCACCCCTGAAAACCCCGCGCCGGATCTGAATCCAACCTTTAGCCCTAACGGCAAAACCCTGGCCTTTACTCGCCAAAAAATCCCTGGATTTTATGCCGATACCGCAAGGCTGATGCTGCTGGATGTAAGTAGTCGCAAACTCACCACACTCACTGCCGATTGGGATCGCTCAATTTCTCAATTCGAATGGACACCCGATAGCAAGGGCTTCTATGCCAGCATAGAAGATGCCGCCACTAACCGTATTTACCATATCGATGCTAAGAGCGGCAAAGCCAAGGCCATCACCCAAGCCACCGATTTTAGCCAACCCGCTATCGCGAAAGATGGCCAGTTGATTGCGACTAATCAGAGCTTTTTGTATCCCGCGCGTTTAGTCAGCATCAACCCACGCAATGGTAAAACCGAGCGTTTAGAGCAGTTTAACGACGATATTTTAAAGGATGTCGATTTAGGCACCTATGAGTCGGTCACCTACAAAGGTTACCAAGGCCAAGACATTCAAATGTGGGTGCACTATCCACCGGGGTTCGACCGCAGCAAAAAGTATCCGCTGTTTATGTTGGTCCACGGCGGCCCGCACAACGCCATTAGCGATGGTTTTCACTACCGCTGGAACGCGCAAACCTTCGCATCTTGGGGTTATGTCACCGCATGGCCAAACTTCCACGGCTCTAGTGGTTTCGGACAAGACTTTGCCGATGCCATTAACCCAGATTGGAAAAACAAATCCCTCGAAGACGTGCTCAAAGCGGCAGACTGGTTTAAGCAACAAAGCTGGATCGATAGCGATCGTATGGTCGCCGGCGGCGCTAGCTATGGTGGCTACTTAACCTCGATTATTTTAGGCCAGCCGCATCCCTTCAAAGCCCTGCTGATCCATGCGGCTGTATACGACATGTATTCGCAAATGTCGGCGGATTTTGCCGTGCACAGCACTCGCTTTGGCAATTACTGGGATAATCCTGAGCTGTATAAAGCCATTTCGCCCCATTACTTTGCGGCTAACTTTAATACCCCAACCTTAGTCAGCCATGGCCAACTCGATTATCGCGTGCCCGTAGGCCAAGGTTTTGAGCTGTTCCGCACCCTGCAAACCCGTAATGTGGAATCGCGGATGATTTATTTCCCCGATGAAAACCACTGGATTATGAAGCCAAACAACTCCATCTATTGGTATAACCAAGTGAAAGATTGGATGGCTCACTACGCCAAGCCCGGCGCGCAATAG
- a CDS encoding M16 family metallopeptidase, with amino-acid sequence MKSTAAKSTVVKSAAMKSLMAVSLGKPSKLMAALALGTSLVFAGCASTSAPKRVETGSFVMPSYDKFVLDNGLTLYLMPQREVPLITLNAVVRAGAVNDTTAGVAQMTAAGLLLGAGGKSKADIEQQVDFLGASLGAEADKEGSYLAADFMAKDTDVMLGLFSAAMLTPDFDAAEFDKLKQRSIAGLQQDKESPRAVIGRYFDKLVFGAHPYGNAASGNSDSLEQVTVSQLRAFHKSYYQPANTAITVVGDFDVAAMKAKLTQTFGSWQGSEKLVQPDLNQGLPQLTEAKVLLVDKPDAIETTFVIGGLGISRDNPDYVGLTVVNTILGGRFTSWLNDELRVNAGLTYGARSGFSPYTDSGVFTISTFTKTETTQEAIDLALKTYARLWEKGVDQTTLDSAKAYVKGQFPPKFETSGQLAGLLSGMYLYGFDDKFINEFQAKVDGLTLEETQRLVKTYFPQKDLQFVLIGNASKVAPIAAKYGKVQTVDIKATGFGL; translated from the coding sequence ATGAAATCAACCGCAGCGAAATCAACAGTAGTGAAATCAGCTGCAATGAAATCACTTATGGCGGTATCACTCGGAAAACCGTCTAAGTTAATGGCTGCATTAGCATTAGGCACAAGTTTAGTTTTTGCGGGCTGCGCGTCAACTTCGGCGCCCAAACGTGTTGAGACTGGCAGCTTTGTGATGCCAAGTTACGACAAGTTTGTGTTAGATAACGGTTTAACTCTGTACTTAATGCCCCAGCGCGAAGTGCCGTTAATTACCTTAAATGCCGTGGTACGTGCCGGCGCAGTCAATGACACTACCGCAGGCGTGGCGCAGATGACGGCTGCAGGTTTGCTCCTCGGTGCGGGTGGTAAATCTAAGGCGGATATCGAGCAGCAAGTGGATTTTCTCGGCGCAAGTTTAGGTGCCGAAGCCGATAAAGAAGGCAGTTATCTTGCCGCCGATTTTATGGCGAAAGATACCGATGTGATGCTGGGTTTATTTAGCGCCGCTATGTTAACCCCAGACTTTGATGCCGCCGAGTTTGATAAACTCAAGCAACGCTCGATTGCAGGGCTGCAGCAAGATAAAGAAAGCCCACGGGCGGTGATTGGTCGTTACTTCGATAAGCTGGTATTTGGTGCCCATCCTTATGGTAATGCGGCTTCGGGTAACAGCGATTCGCTTGAACAGGTGACTGTGTCGCAACTGCGCGCTTTCCATAAGAGTTACTACCAACCGGCCAATACGGCTATTACCGTTGTAGGTGATTTTGATGTCGCGGCGATGAAGGCCAAGTTGACGCAAACCTTTGGTAGTTGGCAGGGCAGCGAAAAGTTAGTGCAGCCTGACTTAAACCAAGGTTTACCTCAGTTGACCGAGGCCAAAGTCCTGCTGGTGGATAAACCCGATGCCATCGAGACCACCTTTGTTATCGGCGGTTTAGGCATTAGTCGTGACAATCCAGACTATGTCGGTTTAACAGTAGTGAACACTATTTTAGGTGGTCGTTTTACCTCTTGGCTGAACGACGAGCTGCGGGTAAACGCGGGCTTAACCTATGGCGCACGCTCAGGTTTTAGCCCTTATACCGACTCGGGTGTGTTCACTATCAGCACTTTCACTAAGACGGAAACCACCCAAGAGGCGATAGATCTAGCCTTAAAAACCTATGCTCGTTTATGGGAGAAAGGCGTAGATCAAACCACTTTAGATTCGGCTAAAGCCTATGTGAAGGGTCAGTTCCCACCTAAGTTTGAAACCTCAGGCCAATTGGCGGGATTATTGTCTGGCATGTATCTGTACGGCTTCGATGATAAGTTTATCAATGAGTTCCAGGCAAAAGTGGATGGCTTAACCTTAGAAGAAACCCAAAGGTTAGTGAAAACTTACTTCCCGCAGAAGGACTTGCAATTTGTGCTGATTGGCAATGCGAGCAAGGTTGCGCCAATCGCCGCTAAGTATGGCAAAGTGCAAACCGTCGATATTAAAGCGACGGGATTTGGCCTGTAA
- a CDS encoding M16 family metallopeptidase — protein sequence MKRTLSALVLAMGLFNPLSQAQATTAEDIKSFTLENGMKIMVLEDASIPNANMYLFWKVGSRNEVPGITGISHFFEHMMFNGSKKYGPKMFDRTMEAAGGANNAYTTEDMTVYTDWFPANALETMFDLEADRIANLDINPEMVESERGVVQSERSTGLENSNWNALEGEIKGVAFLAHPYSWSVIGHESDIAAWSLEDLVQYHKTYYAPNNAVVVIAGDVKLAQVKALADKYFAPIPAQTPPKAIRTVEPEQKGERRTFVQKASVSTPNVMLAYHIPAATHADFYALDLLSSILSQGNSSRLYQSLVDKQVALEAQTYMPMSVDPNLFYVMGVATPEVKASTLERALIEQIDAIATSGVTQQELDKVKNIKLMDFYRAMETINGKANTIGTYEMYFGSYDKLFNAPEAYNKVTSADIQRVAQTYLRKSNRTVAVLAATEESSQ from the coding sequence ATGAAGCGCACGCTATCGGCTCTGGTGTTGGCCATGGGACTTTTTAATCCCCTAAGCCAAGCACAGGCCACCACGGCAGAAGACATTAAGAGTTTCACGCTAGAAAATGGCATGAAAATCATGGTGCTAGAAGATGCCTCAATTCCCAATGCCAATATGTATCTCTTTTGGAAAGTGGGTTCCCGTAACGAAGTCCCCGGTATTACCGGTATTTCGCACTTTTTCGAACATATGATGTTTAACGGTTCGAAAAAGTACGGCCCAAAAATGTTCGACCGCACTATGGAGGCCGCAGGTGGCGCGAACAATGCCTATACCACTGAAGACATGACGGTTTATACCGATTGGTTCCCCGCCAATGCGCTCGAAACTATGTTCGACCTCGAGGCCGACCGTATCGCTAACTTAGATATCAATCCCGAAATGGTGGAAAGCGAGCGTGGCGTAGTGCAGTCGGAGCGCTCCACTGGCTTAGAAAACTCTAATTGGAATGCCCTCGAAGGCGAAATCAAAGGTGTGGCCTTTTTAGCCCATCCTTATTCTTGGTCGGTGATCGGTCACGAGTCGGATATCGCCGCTTGGTCGTTGGAAGATTTAGTTCAGTACCATAAAACCTATTACGCACCGAACAATGCCGTGGTCGTGATTGCCGGTGATGTGAAGCTTGCCCAAGTAAAAGCCTTGGCAGACAAGTATTTTGCGCCGATCCCAGCGCAAACGCCGCCTAAAGCAATCCGTACCGTTGAGCCTGAGCAAAAGGGTGAGCGCCGTACCTTTGTGCAAAAGGCTTCGGTCAGCACACCTAATGTGATGTTGGCGTACCATATTCCGGCGGCGACCCACGCGGATTTTTATGCGCTGGATTTATTAAGCTCGATTTTAAGCCAAGGTAATAGCTCGCGTTTATATCAATCATTGGTTGATAAACAAGTGGCGCTAGAAGCGCAAACCTATATGCCTATGTCGGTCGATCCTAACCTTTTCTATGTGATGGGCGTTGCCACACCTGAGGTGAAAGCCTCGACGTTGGAGCGCGCGTTGATTGAGCAAATCGATGCGATTGCGACGAGTGGCGTGACCCAGCAAGAATTGGATAAAGTCAAAAATATCAAGTTGATGGATTTTTATCGTGCGATGGAAACCATAAATGGCAAGGCCAACACCATAGGCACCTATGAGATGTATTTTGGCAGTTACGACAAGCTATTTAATGCGCCAGAAGCCTATAACAAGGTGACGAGCGCAGATATTCAACGAGTTGCCCAAACCTATTTACGTAAATCGAATCGCACTGTGGCTGTGCTGGCGGCAACCGAGGAGTCCTCTCAATGA
- a CDS encoding amidohydrolase, which produces MGAGLSSAQAATSAMPDAAKLAAGVEQKVIDWRRDLHQHPELSNREFRTSKIIEKHLKSLGLEVQTGIAHTGVVGILKGGKPGPLIAIRADMDALPVTEVVDLPFASKATDTYRDQKVGVMHACGHDTHVAMLMGVAESLAKVKDSLAGDVMFIFQPAEEGAPEGEEGGAELMLKEGLFAKRNPDQVFGMHVTSSMPSGMIGLRSGPAMASEDSFTIKVKGRQTHGSRPWNGVDPIVAAAQIITNVQTIVSRQVDITKAPAVVSFGAVNGGIRSNIIPDEVELIGTIRTFDQPMRADIKLRLAEMAELSAKTLGATATTEIHPGYPVVVNNPELVASMRPVLAGVVGDKMLIEPGLITGAEDFSYYALETPGMFFFLGVTPKGTDPEAAASNHSPAFYVDESALKVGVEAMTKVALTALNGQ; this is translated from the coding sequence ATGGGCGCGGGTTTGAGTTCGGCGCAAGCGGCGACCAGTGCTATGCCGGATGCGGCTAAGTTGGCGGCGGGGGTGGAGCAAAAGGTGATCGACTGGCGCCGCGATTTACATCAACACCCTGAGTTGTCTAATCGTGAGTTTCGTACCAGCAAGATTATTGAAAAGCATCTGAAATCCTTAGGTTTAGAAGTTCAAACGGGCATTGCCCATACAGGGGTTGTCGGCATCTTAAAGGGCGGTAAACCCGGGCCATTGATTGCGATCCGCGCCGATATGGATGCACTGCCTGTAACTGAAGTGGTCGATTTGCCCTTTGCCTCAAAGGCGACCGATACCTATCGCGATCAAAAGGTGGGGGTGATGCATGCCTGTGGCCACGATACCCATGTGGCAATGTTGATGGGCGTGGCTGAAAGCCTAGCCAAAGTGAAAGACAGCCTCGCGGGCGATGTGATGTTTATCTTCCAACCCGCCGAAGAAGGTGCGCCAGAGGGGGAAGAGGGTGGCGCAGAGTTAATGCTAAAAGAAGGATTATTTGCGAAACGTAATCCTGATCAAGTGTTTGGTATGCATGTGACCTCGAGCATGCCGAGTGGCATGATTGGCCTGCGCAGTGGCCCGGCGATGGCGAGTGAAGATTCTTTTACCATCAAAGTCAAAGGTCGCCAAACCCATGGCTCGCGCCCTTGGAATGGGGTCGATCCTATCGTCGCTGCGGCGCAAATTATCACTAACGTGCAAACGATCGTCAGCCGTCAGGTGGATATCACTAAAGCGCCGGCGGTGGTGAGTTTTGGTGCGGTTAATGGTGGTATTCGCTCTAACATTATTCCCGATGAAGTCGAGCTGATTGGCACGATTCGCACCTTCGACCAGCCCATGCGCGCCGATATCAAACTGCGTTTAGCTGAAATGGCCGAGCTGTCGGCGAAAACCCTTGGCGCAACCGCGACTACTGAGATCCATCCTGGTTATCCCGTGGTGGTTAATAATCCCGAGTTAGTCGCCAGTATGCGGCCTGTGCTTGCCGGTGTTGTGGGCGATAAGATGCTGATTGAACCGGGGTTAATCACAGGTGCTGAAGACTTTTCTTATTACGCCTTAGAAACGCCGGGGATGTTTTTCTTCCTTGGGGTGACGCCAAAGGGCACTGATCCAGAAGCCGCGGCCAGCAACCATTCACCGGCATTTTATGTGGATGAAAGTGCGCTAAAAGTCGGGGTTGAGGCCATGACTAAAGTGGCTTTGACTGCACTTAATGGCCAATAA
- a CDS encoding DUF2971 domain-containing protein — translation MKLYKYLHPDRIDVLKNRAIRFSPPIAFNDPFEFKPVISSIASDEYVNAYVVENLESLVDSELSKVPEDVLNLIPRSKVQEFAVSYFKNNPLLFSFLMNKAKEQLSTILSEKSNELIGVLSLTEKPDNLLMWSHYAESHRGYCIGFNSNHSFFNRKRSEKDEFYHLRKVKYLAHRPSKSLVDMNGTDMFLLKSNVWEYEQEWRMCAVLPDADTTINFTAPAVHLFNFPADAIEEIIVGVNADSSLTESIKNIIDRTEFSHVKVKQASVSEKEFTLCFIDL, via the coding sequence TTGAAATTATATAAATATCTACATCCTGATCGCATAGATGTTTTGAAGAATAGGGCTATTCGTTTTTCTCCTCCTATTGCGTTCAACGACCCGTTTGAATTCAAACCAGTTATAAGTAGTATTGCGTCTGATGAGTATGTAAATGCTTATGTGGTAGAGAACTTAGAGAGTTTAGTTGACTCCGAGTTGTCTAAAGTGCCGGAAGATGTTCTAAATTTAATCCCAAGATCTAAAGTTCAAGAGTTCGCCGTTTCATATTTTAAGAATAACCCGCTACTGTTTAGCTTCCTTATGAATAAGGCAAAAGAGCAGTTATCTACGATATTGTCTGAAAAGTCTAATGAGCTTATTGGCGTATTGAGTTTAACTGAAAAGCCAGATAATTTGCTCATGTGGTCTCACTATGCCGAATCGCATCGTGGATACTGCATAGGTTTTAACTCCAATCATTCATTTTTCAATCGAAAGCGTTCTGAAAAGGACGAGTTCTATCATTTGAGGAAAGTAAAATATTTGGCTCATCGGCCATCGAAGTCACTGGTTGATATGAATGGGACGGATATGTTTTTGCTAAAATCAAATGTCTGGGAGTACGAGCAAGAATGGAGAATGTGCGCTGTTTTACCTGACGCAGATACGACTATTAACTTTACTGCTCCTGCTGTTCATTTGTTTAATTTTCCCGCTGATGCAATAGAGGAAATAATCGTAGGGGTTAACGCAGACTCTTCGTTAACTGAAAGCATCAAAAATATTATTGACCGTACGGAATTTAGTCACGTAAAGGTTAAGCAAGCTAGTGTCTCTGAAAAGGAATTCACTTTGTGTTTTATAGATTTATAA
- a CDS encoding GNAT family N-acetyltransferase encodes MNINICEAKIKNAAEISRLTTELGYVADEAMSKEWLSYLLNSENHHVLVVLSASKNVVGWLVIEKRISLETGFKSEITGLIVGEKYRRLGLGQKLVFAALNWARNLGLKKVVVRSNIQREKSHDFYHSIGFSFKKTAHNYEAEL; translated from the coding sequence ATGAACATAAATATATGTGAAGCTAAAATTAAAAACGCCGCAGAAATATCAAGGTTAACTACAGAGCTTGGCTATGTTGCAGATGAAGCTATGTCCAAAGAATGGTTGAGTTATTTGTTAAACTCAGAAAATCACCACGTACTTGTAGTCTTAAGCGCTTCAAAAAATGTTGTTGGCTGGCTTGTAATAGAAAAACGAATATCTTTAGAAACTGGCTTTAAATCAGAAATTACAGGGTTGATTGTCGGTGAAAAATATCGTCGTCTTGGCTTAGGCCAAAAATTAGTATTCGCAGCGTTAAACTGGGCTAGGAATTTGGGGCTTAAAAAAGTGGTTGTTCGCTCCAACATTCAAAGAGAGAAGTCCCATGATTTCTATCATAGTATTGGTTTTTCCTTTAAGAAAACAGCCCATAATTATGAAGCAGAACTTTAG